One genomic window of Ornithorhynchus anatinus isolate Pmale09 chromosome 10, mOrnAna1.pri.v4, whole genome shotgun sequence includes the following:
- the TMDD1 gene encoding transmembrane and death domain protein 1: protein MRALSLALGVLCALGAGAGAGDALGPHLTARLAALLSPEECEAFRVHLAAPEPQLQEARSDGEDRDRHRDRARDRREARAAHDQDQEEEVQPGRAGCRESLAGRLDAEGPGLTWDRVARALRRSGRPDVARELGKTLNQATALELRRYGRRYLKASTPTPKRPPRAPPGRPPPRRPRAPSWDELEPVVERPPPGRYERSPLGWVEPLALGLFSGLVGALGVGALLVPLTLWLAGGDGPGPALEAMDPGSPEAPLLGFPAAGGQ from the coding sequence ATGCGGGCGCTGAGCCTTGCGCTGGGCGTGCTGTGCGCCCTGGGCgcgggcgcgggggccggggacgCCCTGGGGCCCCACCTGACGGCCCGCTTGGCGGCGCTGTTGAGCCCGGAGGAGTGCGAGGCCTTCCGCGTCCACCTGGCGGCGCCAGAGCCGCAGCTGCAGGAGGCGCGGAGCGACGGGGAGGACCGGGACCGGCACCGGGACCGGGCCCGGGACCGGAGGGAGGCCCGGGCCGCCCAcgaccaggaccaggaggaggaggtgcagccgggccgggccggctgcAGGGAGTCCCTGGCCGGCCGGCTGGACGCCGAGGGCCCCGGCCTGACGTGGGACCGCGTGGCCCGGGCCCTGCGACGCAGCGGCCGCCCCGACGTGGCCCGGGAGCTGGGCAAGACCCTCAACCAGGCCACGGCGCTGGAGCTGCGACGCTACGGGAGGCGCTACCTCAAGGCCTCCACCCCGACCCCCAAGCGGCCCCCGCGGGCccctcccggccggcccccgccccgccggccccgggccccgtcgTGGGACGAGCTGGAGCCGGTGGTGGAGCGGCCGCCCCCGGGCCGCTACGAGCGCAGCCCGCTGGGCTGGGTCGAGCCCCTGGCCCTCGGCCTCTTCTCCGGCCTGGTGGGGGCCCTGGGGGTCGGGGCGCTGCTCGTCCCGCTGACGCTCTGGCTCGCCGGCGGAgacggccccgggccggccctcGAGGCGATGGATCCGGGCTCCCCCGAGGCGCCGCTCCTCGGGTTCCCCGCCGCCGGCGGCCAATAG